One stretch of Nomascus leucogenys isolate Asia chromosome 9, Asia_NLE_v1, whole genome shotgun sequence DNA includes these proteins:
- the APOBEC4 gene encoding putative C->U-editing enzyme APOBEC-4, with product MEPIYEEYLANHGTIVKPYYWLSFSLDCSNCPYHIRTGEEARVSLTEFCQIFGFPYGTTYPQTKHLTFYELKTSSGSLVQKGHASSCTGNYIHPESMLFEMNGYLDSAIYNNDSIRHIILYSNNSPCNEANHCCISKMYNFLITYPGITLSIYFSQLYHTETNFPASAWNREALRSLASLWPRVVLSPISGGIWHSVLYSFISGVSRSHVFQPILTGRALADRHNAYEINAITGVKPYFTDVLLQTKRNPNTKAQVALESYPLNNAFPGQSFQMTSGQLQPNLPPDLRAPVVFVLVPLRDLPPMHMGQNPNKPRNIVRHLNMPQMSFQETEDLGRLPTGRSVETVEITERFASSKEADEKKKKKKGKK from the coding sequence ATGGAGCCCATATATGAGGAATACCTAGCAAATCATGGAACAATAGTAAAACCTTATTACTGGCTAAGCTTCTCTCTAGATTGCTCTAATTGTCCTTACCATATTCGAACAGGTGAAGAAGCAAGAGTTTCCCTCACAGAATTTTGTCAGATTTTTGGATTCCCTTATGGGACAACATATCCTCAAACAAAACACCTCACATTTTATGAACTAAAAACTTCTTCTGGTAGCCTGGTGCAAAAGGGCCATGCTAGCAGTTGCACTGGGAATTATATCCATCCAGAATCAATGCTCTTTGAAATGAATGGTTATCTTGACTCAGCCATATACAATAATGACAGCATCAGGCATATCATTCTGTATTCCAACAACTCCCCTTGTAATGAAGCTAACCACTGCTGCATCAGCAAAATGTACAATTTCCTGATTACGTATCCAGGCATCActcttagtatttatttttctcagctcTATCATACTGAGACgaactttcctgcctcagcatggAACCGCGAAGCTCTCCGGAGCCTGGCCAGCTTATGGCCACGGGTTGTTTTGAGTCCAATAAGTGGTGGGATTTGGCATTCTGTTCTCTACAGCTTTATTAGTGGTGTCTCACGATCACATGTTTTTCAGCCCATTTTAACTGGGAGAGCACTGGCTGACAGGCACAACGCATATGAAATCAATGCCATAACAGGCGTAAAACCTTACTTCACTGATGTTCTTCTCCAGACAAAAAGGAATCCAAACACAAAAGCTCAGGTGGCTTTAGAGAGCTACCCCTTGAACAATGCCTTTCCTGGACAGTCTTTTCAAATGACGAGTGGACAACTGCAACCCAACCTACCTCCAGACCTCAGGGCTCCTGTTGTTTTTGTACTAGTGCCTCTCAGGGACTTACCACCAATGCATATGGGCCAAAACCCAAATAAACCCAGGAATATCGTAAGGCACTTAAATATGCCTCAAATGTCATTCCAGGAAACCGAGGACCTTGGAAGGCTTCCCACTGGAAGGTCAGTGGAGACAGTGGAAATCACAGAACGGTTTGCAAGTAGCAAAGAGGCagatgaaaagaagaagaagaagaaagggaagaaataa